The Pseudorasbora parva isolate DD20220531a chromosome 25, ASM2467924v1, whole genome shotgun sequence genome segment cagatggctgtggccgatttcctctccagaaatgggggggggggggctgcaggccggacggctccccggcctgagtcgggcggtgggggtatgtggcaaggggggcgtggttcagcgaggtctgcagcgggagagagggcctcgggacgagcggtaagtgagtgggttggacgcagattaataacacctgtctcttgttctagtaatgagcgcggagacgggataaaacaccagcggaaccggagaccgaggagggagagagtcggactgttgatgccgAGACCCTGAGatacccggaagccggaagtgcgtgacccggaagcgaaactgagcatacacagagacaaacacacgctgaagcgtgcatgtttattgatttgagttattaagaataaaagagcatcaacagtcctgccgacccccgtgtcctcttccttcctcacgatatcgaacttgttacaacACAATGTATGTTCTCATTAAATATCCTACTTGAGGAAATAGGTcaaataaaaaagtgttttgaatCTAGGGTAAACCCTCACAGGTGGGGATAAATTGACGGGGCTGGTTATATAATACAGTATGGCAGTATTTGTATGCTGCAGGTGTGCTTGTGCTGCTTTGCATACACGTCAGTGAGTGACTCTGATTGAAGGTTCACTGTGAAATTAGAAAGAGACTGTATTTTCCATGTGCTGTAATCTGGTTGTGTTGATTGTATGTTCTTGTGATTGGTTTATAGGATTACACAGcgtataattgtgtgtgtgtgtgtgtgtgtgtgtgtgtgtgtgtgtgtgtgtgagactggcAGGAAAAGATGTCTGAGGGGGTGTGTCTGATGTTGTTAGGCAATAAGATAGACCTGGCGATCGCAGACAGGAGGGAGGTGACTCAAGCACAAGGCCGCAGACTGGCGGAGGTGATGATTCATGAATGACCAGCTCATCATTTCCCACTGACCTCAGTCATTTGcctgtgtcagtgtgtgtataAGGAGTTTTGATGTGGTTTGTGTCGACAGCAGTACCAGGCTGAGTTCTATGAATGCAGTGCTAAGAGTGGACACCAGGTGGAAGAGGCCATGAACAACCTGACCAGGTCTGAAACtggattaaagggatagttcacacaaaaatgaaaatctccACATGATTTACTAACACTCAagtcattctaggtgtatatgactttcttttttctgaTGAACAGAATcagagttattttaaaaatgtcctggataatccaaaaattataatggcagtgaatagctGTTATAAAGTCCAGAAAAGTAcatatatcatcataaaagatatccacatggctccggggggCTAATAAAgtacaaactgtaatctctaacttccGGTAACTGTCATACGCGTGTTCACGAGAGACTGGTGGGCAAGTGTAAGTTCTGGGAATGGACGAGGAAGCGCAGAGGATAGAGCGAAACAAAACTTGGTTCTCGCGATATTCTCGCCCGGAGCATCACACGCTGGAACGCCAGTCTCTCACGAACACGCTTATGACAGTTAGCGAAGTTAAGGATTACAGTTGTTGTTATaattatggatatttttcttataaaaaCACTTCCCTTCAGAAGACCTTTATTAGCTGtccggagctgtgtggagcagttatatgatggatagatgcacttttgtggacttcaaaaaagaaacagccattcactgccattataaacaGAGGATTAgccatgacatttttttatttaactctgATTATATtcctctgaaagaagaatgtcatacacacctaggacgacttgagggtgagtaaatcataattttttttgtttttttgggtgaactaaccctttaaagcctaTTTTAAATTATGTGATCACAAGTAACATCTTTTCCAATACAGACCATAACATGCTATTAAATTACAGTGTATTTATTGCCAAATAGTGTATTTAAATGGAAAAATAATCCTTTTATTTCATTCTATCAGGTTACTTGCCTCACAGCAGGACAAGCAATGCGAGTCTGCGCTCCGTCTGGACGTCTCGGCCAACAAAGGGCGCTGCTGCAAATAACCACAGAGGCACTACAcaatgggccttttttgcgggcaacctcccccagtttctgttgaagccaatacaggagtaacttaaactgcagttcctcgactggccactagaggcaggctccagaaggatcagaatctcattgagcaacatgttaaaatgcacaactttacagcaaaaaaaaaacatgtttacagcctggtaaaaattgtggttttggtctatacggctaattttgcccttcatgacaactgtgagggggttattttttatataactcattcgtttacattatataaagccttaaagttctgcataattaagggcgtggtcactgagtgacaggtggatagccatttatccgcttgTCTGTTAGTCagtgcgtcacctaagctccgcccacatcccagcTCTTTGCCCCCTTTCTTTTATCCGGGCGAGACGCGCGATGCCAAGATGACAACGGCAAACTGGTCTCTACTTTATGCTTCAAAGCTGCTTCAGAATCAGAAattgcaagtgttttttttttaaggaacaatatgtaagaaatgtatttcaaattaatcataaaatggccctgatatgtcactagacattaagaaagcatgttcatttcaaatacttatatcactgacagcagtagtccggccaggatattgtcatttaaaagttgttgttgcagccctcaactgatgttgatgatgtcatgttgtgttttggcctgaagctccgccctccacctatcgaccaatcacgaagtcagtagtgtttgggcatccgggttgccagatctgctctagttaccacagctgcagatctacaaacgttcctgctgatcctgcagccaatctggcaacctcgagtcagggggagggggagagaggatacctgcagtaccagttttggccacaatcttacataaacttcctttaaataagtttagttttagttagttatttgatgctataaaaacggggagTGTGacctcatgattgacagctgagattgacgtCTTTCTCTGAGTTAAGTCATTACTGAgtcactaacagactttttgggggggatttttgggagcagattggagcttaaGCTTAAATTTCTACAtgtccataactgtttatttcacaccaacataatcaattgttctgcatctgtgcgAGTGTGGGTGGGCTTTTGATGTTTgcggctctacttcctgctctttactgcgcagactccggtgtcatgacaaatcctgtccctctgtgaaatcgtgtccgcttaGGACCCAACGTGGTAgctgttttaaatgcctgatcaaaagctGTTATCGCAATCAAAAGCTGTTTAGGGTAAGTCTAACTGTGGTGTATAAACTAAGCTAATCGGGTAGCTGTATGCTATAagctaacaaaaaaacaacaacattaagaACGATATGTTTGATTTCATaacttatagcttcagttatatactactaGTATATAAAACATATGATTTGCAAGACATTAAAGagtattttaacacaatttaaatgacaaaaatcaAAACGTGATTTTATATGAATactaatcaggctctgaacggATTACCCATGGAAAGTTCTTacagccaatagaatcgctaTAGGGTCCtaagcggacacgatttcacagggggacaggatttgtcccAAATGTGCGCAAGATGTCAGCACCATATTCGGGCCTCCGGAGGCTTAAAGTACTTcagtggaattttttttttgcagtctaTGATTAATATTTATAACCTCGTCTACCTCTGAATGTgttcaatttttaaaaaataatttaaaaattcaGCAAAATGTGAATCTGTAAAAGGTTATAAAACACCATCTGGAAATGTGATAAGATTATTTAAACATACTCCCTCCAGTTGTCAATCTGTTACAAAAAACGATGTaatgcatatttattttatgcagAGACTTTATTGCCTGTATGATATTAATTCGTGGGTTTGAACAATAAATTGTCATATTAACATTTTTGGGAACTTAAATTGAAATTGTGAACATCAAGAGTAAAtactgtacttattttttgggACTGGAGCAACAAATGTCACTTGCCTTCCGTCGCCCTCTCTCGAGGCTTTGTGGTATTACCGCAGTGCGCAGTATGGCATGAACTCGCTGCGCGCGCCCGGGCACCCAGAAGCCCCCTGTGACGCGCGCGAGGCGAGCACGAGCAGTGCCCAGCAAACACGGACAGAAGGACACGGACACCTGGAGTAAAAGCGGACCCTCAAACATAGTTTTAAACACGAGATCTGAGGCAGGGGTATTAATTCAGACGTCCTTAAGGTGGGTGCGTTATTCTAAACACGAGTACTTTTATTAGTCCTTTGAAATCTTTCGTTTGCATGTCATAAATGGGCAGTATGTGTATTATGTCGTGATTTAAGAGTTTATAATATCTTTacttaactttttttcttcttcaatttTACACAAAGTAGGTTACTGTTATAACCTAACAGTTCGTCATTGTCCTTTTGAAGACTTTTGCTTTTCTTTAAAAACTTTGAAATAATATGTGTTTAAACCTGAATGATGTGCTTTATAATTAGATTATTGTATGTTGATGCACGGTGAGTTGCAAGGAATAGGATCTGTAATAAATTCCTCAGATTCTTCAGATGGTGAGGAGGTGTGACGGATTTAAAAGGAGACTCAGATGATGCTTTGAAAAACTCGTAATAATCTGTGTGTAAGACAAACTCAATTCAGACACATTTGGCTAACATAAATTATACTCTTTAgttaaagaaaatattaaaataatttttaaaaaaaaggttatttttcAAACATTGTTATATTTTAAGGATCAATTACAAAAgaatcagcaaaaaaaaaaaaagattaactgaataaaataatattttaaatattattatttgacTGGCCAAGACAAGTTTATAAAAtgacatattatattatagtgtaggctgtaaacatttaaagagcatattgcaggtaAAAAAGTTGTCAAAATGTATGAAAATACCATATGAAAAGGTAATGcaggattcaaaatgttttaaaaagaccTAAGAGCACAAATTTAGTAGATAAAGTGGACGTTTAGCAACTATTGTACAAATACAAAGACACCAGCTAAAAAacctaagtaaaaaaaaaattaagtttaaaaatTATTTGGCTGCCCAAAACAAAGTTATAAAATAACATACACTGTAGGTTTAAGCATGaaagtaaatgttgaaaaaaaaaaaaaattatatatatatatatatttttttttttgtgattatgGATGATCTACAAAGGGATCAGCAAAAACACCTCATTAACAGAATAAAATACTGCAGTTGAAATAGTATTTGTTTACTGTCAGAAACAGGCAGGTGTACCAACAGCCCTCAGTGTCAGCTGGTCTGAGGACGAGTGGCGTCTGTTTCCCAGACTGGAGACGTGTTGGCATTACTCAGATCTGGGTGAGGTTACAGTAGTAAAACTTTCTCCCTCTCTGTGAGTCACTGTAGTAGAGCTCAGTTTCCTGGACCCAGGCCCGTATCCACACCCAGTTTCCTCATCGCTCTCAGCTTTACTGCACTTTTATTTACtctcaaaatatcaatattttgctACTTTTTCCATTTCAAGGTCAAATGAAtacactaataaaataaaacaaaaatacaactttgcatatagaaaatattttatatatgcacTACTGTAAAAAAGTTAgttattaaatgataaataatacttttatccAGCAGAGtttcattaaattgatcaaaagtgacagaaaaggcatttataatgttcaaaataaattaaattgaaaattaaaataaatgctttcatatatgaatatataaaatattttctatatttttctataaagttgtatttttgttttattttattagtttattttgaactttgttcatcaaagaatcctgaaaaatgccagtttttaacataatgtttcttgagcatcagatcattatatgagaatgatttctgaaggatcatgtgatactgaagactggagtaataatgctgaaaatacagctttgatcacaggaatacattacatttcaacatgtattcaaatagaaaacgcTTACCGgtgttttaaatttttataatatttcacaatatcactgttttttttttttatcaaataaatgcagctttagcGAGCAGAAAATACTTAATatacttttacatttttattaaataaaattatttattttttatttctctcaTATGATTTGGGAATATGGAGAAATATGACCCAAATGTGTTCTTCAATGTGTTCTTAATTCAATGAACTTTGCCTCACAAATGTCAGTGCTATCATATAACTATGTTGTGTGTAAAGGAAGGGTTAGTCCTGTCGCAGATAAAGGCCGGCCTCTCAGGGGATGTTAAGCTGGATTCATGGTTTTTCTCAGACCTGTCGAGGGGATGCCATCTTGAAAGGGTTTGTAAACCCTCTTTACTGTTTCAGGATGGCAGATGCGGAGGACAAAAACAACAGTTGTGGGACGATATGCCTTAAATATCTTCTGTTCATCTTCAATCTTCTCTTTTGGGTGAGTCGGTTCTCTGTTTTGATCGTTATTAGCTATTTCTGATGGAAAAATGGCTAAATCCACCATAAACTGGTTTATGCTGCCATCTCTTTTTGTAGAAGAAACTCAGTCAGAACTGTTTTCCTTTCTAAGCATTTAACAGTTTTGATCAGGCCCGGATTGGCTAATCGGGAGCACCGGGAAAATTCCCGGTGGGCCGGTCTGTTTTGGTGGCCGCGAGGGCCGTTGTTGTCATGGCACTTGGTTGTACTATGGATGCTGTCCCCAGGCTGCCTGCACTCACAGCAGccccacttttttattttaccgcGGTCcaactctttttatttattattttaccgCAGTCCCACTCttttttacttaatattttcTCACAGAGTGCAGCCTGCAGGTTAATGATGACGTGATTATATTTTGACTCCCTGGCCCCGCCCCCGATACAGCGCCTTGAAAGTtgctcaaaataaaaaagtcagaTAAAAATGGGTAATAGGAAGCGCAAAGGCGGCGCTGAAAAggccagaataaaaaaaaaaataagaaggcTCTGGAAACTGACGCGGCCAAATGTTCTAAGCTGTGCACATTGTTactcaaaaaaacaaatgatGACGACGAGGCCGGTAAGTAATTATCCCGTTAAGGTAGTTAGGAGCAGTGCAAGATGCGACCGCGCAAAACAATGCTGTCTGCAAACCATGTTCATGTATCAAACTGTTTCTTAGCTCTTCAGCAGCAGCCGCCTCTAGTCCGTTTTGCGTGTAGAGTGAAGAGCATACGCCCAGTAACGTTACCAAGCTCCAGTCATGAGCCCAACACACCCGAATGGGCAGGTAGGATTGTCATTCATAAGTAATAGGAAGAGCCCTGCTCAATGAAAAATGCCCTGAGATAATAATGATACCTGATGATTTAGGTTCATTAATGAAACTGAGTGACTTGATTTAAAAGCTTTGTAAAAAGGGGGTATTTGTGGTGagaaataaatgtaacaaatttcaTTTAGTGTCAGAAAGCGAGCGAGGACCCAGTTGTGAAGAGATTAGCTCTTACTGTGAAACACAGGTAAACTGCTATTGTCCCATAGTGTGTGAATAAGCAAACATTATcactgatttcttttttttctaatttagtatcttacttgtttccagtttaaatatctaaatattcttaattcaagatacatttactagacaagtgaaATGACATAAGAAATTGACTTGTTTTCtgaattagaaaaaaataatcttttcttcatttcaatttttggatatttaggaatattcattctttaaaaaaaaaagagattctgATACTGTCCTGTTATTTACTGTTCTAATAAATCTTCACTGTGAAACAAAACTTAAGCTACTGTTTTTGCACTGtattgaaaattatatttttcaaaaatacaaagaaTTATAAGGCTGTAGAGAATAGTGTACCTTATGCAGACTTATATTCTGAGGTTGGaatcacattattttaatatagtctGTCGTGAACTAAAGTGGGCCGGTCTAAGGCATGAAACTCCAGGGCTGAAAATGAGTCTCAATCCGGCCCTGGTTTTGATGCAAATGAAAAagtagagagaaaaaaaacaagaggCCAGATTTACAGCACAAACTATAGTACAATGTCCTCCCAGTTGGCAGGGGGCGCTGTGATGGCCGTGGGGATATGGACTCTGGTGGATAAAAGCGACTACATCAGCCTTCTGTCCTCCAGCACTTACATGATCGCTGCCTTCATCCTGATTGGTGCGGGTGCCGTCGTCATGTTCACCGGGATACTGGGCTGCTGCGCCACCATCAGGGAACAAAGAGGTCTTCTTATAGTGGTGAGAGAGCATCATGGGTAACGCGACCACTGACAGCACACACATTAGTCTCCTCCACGAATCGGGTGTTCTTAGTGTTGCTAGGATGTTCTGGGTTGTTAGATAGTTGCTTGCTGTCAAAAAACATCCCAACCCCCTATTAACTTATAACAGTGCGGGATAAGTTACATGGGaaagtttaatatttataattagtgtttttttcagttAACGAACCCTAAAGGTGCATCCCAATTCCCGAACTTATGCCGTTTTGCAATAGTGTAATCACACTGAAAATTCAAACAGATATTAAATATACTCTCTGGTGCTGTTTCACCCTTCATCTAGTAGAAGCGTTTGGTACAGCGCCCAAACACAATCGTACTGATagctcattttttgagatatcaacctCAAATTTGGAACTAGAGTATTTGGAATTTTAGGGtttgttcacacttgtcatgtttggttggattaaaacgaaccctggtgcggttgctcgtttagtgcggttcatttgaatatatgtgaccgctgccatccgaaccctggtgcgcaccaaacaagcggaccgagagcgctaaaaagatgagtctcggtccgcttccaaacgaactctggtgcggtccgattgatatatgaacgcatcacggaccaaagacataaaaacaaaccataaaccggacgtaatgtcacaagatgcgacgcatagtcagctgatttgacgacgcggaaagatcggtgtatccaaaatgagtaacgttaacgttagagggcaaacgtggagcaacgaggaggtgccaaatcaatatttggtcagacgagcatgtttcgaaaatgctagaaaaaaacgcacaaaaagcatacctacTTTTTCTCATCAAATGTTGCCCATACAGACGACAGagcggccgtctcttttgcataagagatgcccgtctcttttctgcacaacagaggaaatcctgctgctgttttgaatgttttgaacattttatgagctcttcatgagttctcagcgggtaaaaataatgccatatgtacacgcataaaatgaccgtgtgtaatccagcacacagcattgttttgaatgttcggtaagcagctcctgcgtcatataagccgaccaatcaggttgtgagcgtctccctgtgcctttggttcggtaactttaggttcgctgttaaaaatgccagtgtgaacactgagcggaccaggactatatattttgttttttggtccggaccaaacgaaccaaactaaccgaactacaagtgtgaacatagagtaaaacatgtttttaaaaatatgtattcgtatatatttgaaaatagtatttttatacattttttcatataaaaaCGAAACCCTCTGGTGCTGTTCAATATTTTTTGACCGAAAACTTTacgctttgtttttttttagaatttcTTACTTCATTGGACTGGTACGAAACTTGGTAAAGGCTTTGGCACTTGTTATGTGAACACACACTAAAATCACAGACATGATTCAAAGCGGTTAAATGGTCCTGAAAAAAAGAGTCACACTTGGATTGTTTGCGGTCAAAAATGAGCACATTGGAAATTAATGGGAGAAAAGTTTCATCTAGTGGAAGCGTTTGGTACTGCACACAAACAGAATCTTACCAAAAAGTTCTTTTTTGATATCAACCTCAAATTTGAAACAGAACTTTAGATttatttagcttttattttcTCACCGTTTTAGAGTAAAAACTATTTTGAAAATATCTATTTCATATGCATTTGCAAatgcatttatgcattttttttttataataaaaaataaaatacaaaaatttcACTTCAGCAAGTGTTGGCCAAGTGTCTTAAAAAGAGACCAAACTTAAGTCAGTGCTCCAAAGCATTcaagaaatttcattttcagGTCCATGTTCAAAAAGtgataaatataatttagtaccataaaatcataaataaaaaacattatgaaACTCAACAGTTGCAGGCTTAATTTCCTAGAGACTATGATGTtgaatgacaaaataaaattcataCACTACACGGGTGAGAACATAGTAAGTGCATAATATGTACAGTGTGTAAGTGTAAAGTGTGTAATTTGGGACACAACTGAAGTCGGACAATAGTTGTTCTTGTCTTAGGAAACACAACCTTCAAAGGCCATTTTAACTTGGAAGGAAGTGGCTTATAGGACTTCACACTATAAATTCTTCTGGAAACTTTTAGCTGAATCATCTATCTATGTGCAGCCTGTGATAAGAGTCATCACAAAAGCCCCTGCTAGACTTTACTTTGAGTGAAATATTTTGAGTACTGTAAACATCGGATTATAGTAGGCAGATTTAGACCATGTGGGATCCTGCACACAGATGCCAGGACTTATTCTGGAAACATGAGACACATTAATGTGACTTTATTGTGCTTTCTAATTTAGTTTGATCGTGCTTATACTGTGTGTGTCTCTTAGTTGTGTCAAAGCTGTCATCGTATCTAATTTAAATACAGACGTGTGTCTCTTTAAGAGGTCAGACTTAGAAACTGAGTCACAGCTGAGGAATGACgggcagcagagagagagataggGAGTATAGAGGAATGAGAAGGGAGTGAATGCAGAATAGAGGAATGAAATGAGAGTGGTGGGCTGGGGAAGGACAGAAAACAGAgggaaaaaacagaacaaacacAGGCAGAGAGAAAATTAATTGTGCTTTTGACCTTTATCAGCTGTGTAAAATTCCTCAGATGCCATTTCTTCTCTTGTTCAGCAGCTCATGGACAACGCAATTTAAGTTTGTCATTATCTACTCACCCTCGGACCTGGTGTCCAAATATGTTTATCATTGAAAGTTTCAAACCTTTTTGTCTCTACAGTTCTTTGTCCTGTTGTTGTTCATCTTCCTACTGGAGATCACAGCTGGAATTTTGGCCTACATCTATTATCAGGAGGTAAACGCACATTCGGGATGAGGAATAAATGCTATATTTCTATCAGTTCAATTTGGGTGAATTCTCCCTTATCCTGTTAGATGTGTGTATGGCTGTATGCCCCATTTTCAACGTCCTTATGTATGCGAATGTGGAAGAACATGGGAACGTAATATGCCATCTAATCCAATATTCTCCTCAGATTCACATTAAACCCACATACACATGTCGagtgctgtatgtttgcatgcTCCTCATCCACTTTCCTGCTTTTCCATCTTTATAAAACCCTTTGTCTTCTTCCTTcttttcctcctcttcctccagtGTTTTCCTCTCTGCTACCAGGTAAACAATTATGTAGACAAAAAGTTAGCTAGTTAGATTTTTACTTCAATAGCTCATTCAGAAATAAAATGGCTgtaatttactcatcctcatgtcaatCTAAACCAGTATGCGGTTATGTTTTCCGGGGCTGTGTGTGAACATTCTTCCATGTTCTGAGGAAAATAATAACATTAGGTTTGGAATaagatgagggtgagtaaataatgagagaattttcattttggatgATTCCTTAAATATATGGGACTTTACTTTGTATCTATGAAAACAGAGTTTGCTCTATAGAATATGATTTATAGATATAGATTGTGGTCTGATGGATTTATCTGTGACTGCAGCTGAACGCTGAGCTGAGAGCCGATCTGAAAGAGAGGATGGTGGAAAACTACCAGCAACCTGGACAAGATCACATCACGAGAGCCATCGACAAACTCCAGCAAGACGTAAGACAGTTATTTTTCTTTCTATCGGTCGATGCTCTGCGAATGAC includes the following:
- the cd151 gene encoding CD151 antigen isoform X1, producing the protein MADAEDKNNSCGTICLKYLLFIFNLLFWLAGGAVMAVGIWTLVDKSDYISLLSSSTYMIAAFILIGAGAVVMFTGILGCCATIREQRGLLIVFFVLLLFIFLLEITAGILAYIYYQECFPLCYQLNAELRADLKERMVENYQQPGQDHITRAIDKLQQDLKCCGSNSSADWRDGAWIQTPGADRRLVPDSCCKTPTERCGLRDHPSNIYKVEGGCISKLEEFILQHLLILGSVGLGIAFIQIVGMIFTCCLYRSLKEEIY
- the cd151 gene encoding CD151 antigen isoform X2 — its product is MADAEDKNNSCGTICLKYLLFIFNLLFWLAGGAVMAVGIWTLVDKSDYISLLSSSTYMIAAFILIGAGAVVMFTGILGCCATIREQRGLLIVFFVLLLFIFLLEITAGILAYIYYQELNAELRADLKERMVENYQQPGQDHITRAIDKLQQDLKCCGSNSSADWRDGAWIQTPGADRRLVPDSCCKTPTERCGLRDHPSNIYKVEGGCISKLEEFILQHLLILGSVGLGIAFIQIVGMIFTCCLYRSLKEEIY